A region of Pirellulales bacterium DNA encodes the following proteins:
- a CDS encoding prephenate dehydrogenase/arogenate dehydrogenase family protein, which yields MTHSANATAGKHPQWDTVAIVGVGLIGGSIGLDLLRLGLARHVVGIGRREESLHVARQMGACTSTTIDLPQGLADAQLVIVCTPIGRVVQDVVAAASFAKIGALITDVGSTKGAIVGELDRELPHEAHFVGSHPLAGGEKAGPGAAVAGLFVKRNVVVTPGTMTRPEDVQTITTLWQALGAKVLTMSPAEHDKLVAGASHVPHLVAAALVSGTPRESLSLVAGGWIDTTRIAAGDPELWRDILLSNRANVLATLDGVDAALAKFRQALATDDGPALVALLQDAKRTRDAVGS from the coding sequence ATGACTCATTCCGCGAATGCCACCGCCGGTAAACACCCGCAGTGGGATACCGTGGCCATCGTCGGCGTGGGATTGATCGGTGGATCGATCGGGCTGGACCTGTTGCGACTCGGGCTGGCCCGCCACGTGGTCGGAATCGGTCGCCGCGAGGAAAGCCTGCATGTCGCCCGGCAAATGGGGGCCTGCACCTCGACCACGATCGACCTGCCGCAAGGGCTGGCCGATGCCCAATTGGTCATAGTCTGTACGCCCATCGGACGCGTCGTGCAGGATGTCGTCGCCGCGGCCAGCTTCGCCAAGATTGGCGCGCTGATCACGGACGTCGGCAGCACCAAGGGAGCGATCGTCGGCGAGTTGGATCGAGAACTACCGCACGAGGCGCATTTCGTCGGCAGCCATCCCTTGGCCGGCGGCGAAAAAGCGGGACCCGGCGCCGCCGTGGCAGGCTTGTTCGTAAAACGCAACGTCGTGGTCACGCCCGGCACCATGACACGGCCCGAAGACGTACAAACGATCACGACCCTGTGGCAGGCTCTGGGAGCCAAGGTGTTAACGATGTCTCCTGCCGAACATGACAAGCTAGTGGCCGGTGCCAGCCACGTGCCACACCTGGTGGCCGCGGCGCTTGTGTCGGGCACGCCGCGCGAAAGCCTGTCGCTCGTGGCTGGTGGCTGGATCGATACCACGCGGATTGCCGCCGGCGATCCCGAATTGTGGCGCGATATATTACTTTCGAATCGGGCCAATGTGTTGGCAACGCTCGACGGTGTCGACGCGGCACTGGCGAAATTTCGGCAGGCGCTGGCCACCGACGACGGCCCGGCCCTGGTTGCATTACTTCAAGACGCGA